Genomic segment of Myxococcaceae bacterium JPH2:
CGCGGGGAGGTCCGGCCCCGAGCGCAGCCGCGTCAGATCCAACTCGGGCAGCGGGGCCGTCTCCACCGTGACGCGCCCGTTGGCGTGGTGCGTCAGCTCCAGCTCCGGCAGCGTCTGCACGGGGGGCGCCTCGGTCAGGTTGACGACGGGAAACCGCTTGCCGCAGGTTTCACACTCGTCGCCTTGAGGCTGAACGTGGTCGCAGACCGGGCAGATGATCATGGCATGGCACGTTATCGGCGGCCTTGCCCTGGGGCAACGCACCCCAGGGTGCCCTCGGGGGGCATGCGAGGGGGCTCGCGCCGGCCCGAGGCCCTCAGGTGGGAGGGGTCAGCCCCAGCGCCACGAGGTGGAAGCCGCCGCCCACGTGGCCGAACCCGAGGCGCTTCGCGCGCTCCACCACCACATCCAGCACCGTGTAGCCCAGGAGTGTCTTGAAGCCGAGCTTGCGCGACTCCTCGCACACGGCCACGACGATGGCGTCCACCACCCCGAGGCGCTCGGCCTTGCTCAGCGAGGGTGAGGCCACGAGCCCCTCAATCCACGCCACCGAGCTGTCCGTCTGGTAGAGGAACCCGGCCGCCTTGCCCGGGACGATGAAGCCCACGCGCGGCAGCGCATCCGGGGTGAGCACCTCGTTGCGGTGGGCGTACCAGCTCTGGACCTGCTCGAAGTGCTGCGCGGGGTCGTACCGGACGGGCACCACCTCGGCGGGCGACTTGTCGGTGAGTGGGGTCATGAAGCGATCTCGCCGCCCATTCCCCTCCGTTGTCAAAGTGGGGTCGTTTCCACCATGGGGACGAAGCGCACTGGCAGCAGGTGCTCCACGTGGGGCAGCGTGCCCGGCGCGCCTCGGTGGATGCGCAGCAGCTCCTGTGCGCCGTGCACGGGGCCGACCGGGATGACCATGCGCCCGCCTCGCGTGAGTTGGGCCAAGAGGGCGGACGGCACCTCTTCCGGCGCGGCGGTGGCCAGGATGGCGTCGAAGGGCGCCTCCTCGGGCCAGCCTCGCGTGCCATCGCCCACGCGGTACGCGATGTTCTGGAAGCCCAGCCGGGTGAGCAGCCCCTGAGCCGAGCGCGACAAGTCCGGCAACAGCTCCACCGTGAAGACCTCGCGACAGAGCTGCGCGAGCACCGCCGTCTGGTAGCCAGAGCCGGTGCCGATCTCCAGGACGCGCTCGTGCCCCTCGAGGCGCAGGGCCTGGGTCATCAGCGCGACGATGTACGGCTGACTGATGGTCTGTCCGTGACCGATGGACAGCGGCGCGTCCGCGTCGGCACGGGCTCGCTCGTATTCCGGAACGAACTCCGCGCGGCGCAGGTGGGCGATGGCCTCCAACACCCGGCGATCCTGAATGCCCTGTCGCGCCAGATACTCGGCGCGCTCCTGGTCTCCCATACCCCTAGGTTAACCACGCCCTCTGCTCAGTGTGGGCGGGCCGCTATCCGACCCGCGCGAGCGCCAACCGGCCTTCCCACCGCTCCTCGAGCGCCTTCACGAGCCCCTGGTTCTCCGCGGACTTCAGCTCGGGGTCTTTCTCCAAGATGCGCCGGGCTTCCTGCTGCGCCAGGGACAAGAGGTCGCTGTCGCGCGCGAGGTTCGCCACCGCCAGCTCCGGCAGGCCGCTCTGCCGTGTGCCGAGGAACTCACCGGGCCCGCGAATCTCCAGGTCCTTCTCCGCGATGACGAAGCCGTCGCTGCTGCCCTCCATGACGGCCAGTCGCTCGGTGGACTCCCAGGAGCGGGCGCTTCCGGCCACCAGGAAACAGAAGCTGGCCGCGGCGCCTCGCCCCACCCGCCCGCGAAGCTGGTGGAGCTGCGAGAGGCCGAAGCGCTCTGCGGACTCCACCACCATCACCGAGGCGTTGGGCACGTCCACGCCGACCTCGACCACGGTGGTGCACACGAGGAGGTGCAGCTCCTTCTCTCGGAACGCCGCCATGACGGCGTCCTTCTCCTCGGCCTTCATGCGCCCGTGCAGCAGGCCCACGCGCGCCTCGGGGAATATCTTCGAGAGCTTCTCCGCGCCCCGCGTGGCGTCCTCCAGGTCGAGCTTCTCGGACTCCTCCACCAGCGGATAGACGACGTAGGCCTGATGCCCCTTGGCCAGCTCGGCGGACACGGCCTCGTACACGCGGGCTCGCTGCTTGTCGTTGAAGACGCGCGTGGTGATGGGCGTTCGGCCCGGGGGGAGCTGATCGATGATGGAGACATCCAGGTCTCCGTACAGCGTCATCGCGAGCGTGCGCGGAATGGGCGTGGCCGTCATCACCAGCACGTCCGGAGTGAGACCCTTGCTCATCAGCGAGTGGCGCTGCAGCACACCGAAGCGGTGCTGCTCGTCGATGACCACGAGCCCCAGTCGCTGGAACGACACCCCGCCCTCGATAAGGGCGTGCGTGCCCACCGCGAGGTGCAGCTCGCCGGCCGCGAGGGCTTCGCGGATCTGCCGCTTGTGCTTCGCCGTGCCCGCCGCGCTCACCAGCCCGACCTTGAAGCCCAGGGGCTCCAGCACGCGGCGGAACGTGCGCTCATGCTGCTCCGCGAGAATCTCGGTGGGCGCCATCACCGCCACCTGGTAGCCGTCCTGCAACGCCACCATCGCGGCGACGAGCGCCACCGCCGTCTTGCCGCTGCCCACGTCGCCCTGCACCAGCCGCGTCATCGGCTCGGGCCGAGCCATGTCGCGCGACAGCTCCTCCACCACGCGGGCCTGGGCTCCGGTGAGCTGAAAGGGCAGCGCGCCCTGCGCCTTCGCCAGCCGCTCGGGGGACACGTCGAAGCGGATCCCCTCCTCGGCCTTCACGCCCTGGCGCTTGAGGGCCATACCGAGCTGAAGGAAGAACAGCTCGTCGAACGCGAGTCGTCGGTGCGCGGGGCTCTGGTGCGCATCGAGCGCCTCCAGGTCCGCGTCCTCGGGCGGGAAGTGGATGAAGCGCAGCGCGTCCGGCAGCCCCATCAGGTGCAT
This window contains:
- a CDS encoding protein-L-isoaspartate(D-aspartate) O-methyltransferase, with translation MGDQERAEYLARQGIQDRRVLEAIAHLRRAEFVPEYERARADADAPLSIGHGQTISQPYIVALMTQALRLEGHERVLEIGTGSGYQTAVLAQLCREVFTVELLPDLSRSAQGLLTRLGFQNIAYRVGDGTRGWPEEAPFDAILATAAPEEVPSALLAQLTRGGRMVIPVGPVHGAQELLRIHRGAPGTLPHVEHLLPVRFVPMVETTPL
- the recG gene encoding ATP-dependent DNA helicase RecG gives rise to the protein MNHPLASLVGPLRYACQRDFAQLAIVRDLRTLMERALAGASGVDAAAVAHLRAALPYVDPPTPPERRKSALRQVVAALKQSGVVLPAELEPLTQDAGRAAPRQQEVPPGYVPTWRSTAPVPDPHSAGATRASPSASRTGQGRAPGHSASPREEHTSRGNVSFPHLGDGTAPARAGTPPMRDERADPSMRSRAAPMRDERPSPAMRSGAASAREGVLNSLSPPTPGPARTRSAAPSNVPLGSGVGSTSPTSRAAAQARQGATASREVLALTPVGKSGAKASAAGSTASKAEATRTRKKKRAVGAEASRSEAKLLSIAPRSGPLSSPLNTLGKRLGPRLVSALDKKGLRRMGDILFLLPRCYEDRRRLKTIAELVPGERGVTVGTVKLAEFAPSRQGKRMFKAVVGDRSGTIAATYFHAGPWLKSRFTVGKQIVLSGEVRASMNGREMAHPEIEPAEGLESTTSVHFHRIVPIYPGFERGEQRSFREVASRVSEQHAHHLEEPLPPELRRRMHLMGLPDALRFIHFPPEDADLEALDAHQSPAHRRLAFDELFFLQLGMALKRQGVKAEEGIRFDVSPERLAKAQGALPFQLTGAQARVVEELSRDMARPEPMTRLVQGDVGSGKTAVALVAAMVALQDGYQVAVMAPTEILAEQHERTFRRVLEPLGFKVGLVSAAGTAKHKRQIREALAAGELHLAVGTHALIEGGVSFQRLGLVVIDEQHRFGVLQRHSLMSKGLTPDVLVMTATPIPRTLAMTLYGDLDVSIIDQLPPGRTPITTRVFNDKQRARVYEAVSAELAKGHQAYVVYPLVEESEKLDLEDATRGAEKLSKIFPEARVGLLHGRMKAEEKDAVMAAFREKELHLLVCTTVVEVGVDVPNASVMVVESAERFGLSQLHQLRGRVGRGAAASFCFLVAGSARSWESTERLAVMEGSSDGFVIAEKDLEIRGPGEFLGTRQSGLPELAVANLARDSDLLSLAQQEARRILEKDPELKSAENQGLVKALEERWEGRLALARVG